In the Sphingobacterium sp. PCS056 genome, GTCATTATGGTGACAAAAACATTATTTTAGGTACAACCAATAGAAGTATAGTTAATCCTGTTGCAACACTAAGAAATTACGATGCACAAAACTTCTCTATAGCAAATAAAAACACAGTAGACTTATCTAAAGTACTAGGAGGCACCAGAATGGCCATCTGGACGGGTGTATTTCAAGTTGGAAGTAAAATATATATCCCTTTTCAATCGGCTGATGGTTCAGGCAATTGGGGTGGAAAATTTACGACTACCGACACAACCTATATCGGGATATTCTCTTATCCAGAGTTGAAATTTGAAAAAACCATCAGAGATGGTCGTGGTTCACACATAGGAAACTGGTGGGCCCAGCAAGGTCTTGCTGTTGACGATAAAGGCGATGCATATGTGTGGTTCTCTGCAAATGAAGCATCATTAGTCTCTAAAAACAAATCGGGATTCCTAAGAATCAAGAAAGGAACAGATGAATTTGATAAAGACTATTATTTTGATATCGAATCATTAGGAAATGGAAAAATTGCTAGAGGAAGCTATCTTAAAGATGACAAATTTTTAATGACCATCTATAATAAAGGCCAGCAAGCTGAAGGTGTAGGTGGTGGATTAGTCAAATTATATATTGTAGATATCCAAACAAAAAAGATGACAGAAATCAAAGAAATTCCTGCTCATGAGCAACAAGGCTATAAAGATGTCGTATTTGTTGAAAAAGATGGTAGCAAGGCTTACTATACATGTCAAAACTTAGAAGACAAACAATATTATACTTACACGATTGACATCAAGAATGCAACAGCGAAAAAAGGTTTAAAATTTGTCGGAGTAGCAGGTGTTTCGTCAATGAGTAAAATCAATTATTAAAAAATTCCATTTATTCTGTCAAAGTATCCCTTTGACAGAATAAATTTTATCACTTCATACATATTACTGTAAATCATTATGCTCAGCAAAATTAATGCATGGTTACATCTTTGGTTGGGATTAGCGGCAGGTATACCTGTCGTCATCCTGAGTATTACTGGCTGTGTGCTTGTCTTCGAACATGACATCAAAGAATTAACCACCAACTATATTCGAGTAGAAGCACAAAAGTCCGAGGATCAACTCCCTCCTTCTGCCATATATAAAGCAGTCCAAGCCGCTATTCCAGACAAAGAAATCGCTAGTTCATGGTACTACGGTTTAGACAAATCCGTAAAAGTAAGTTTAGATCACTCTGACAGTTTAGTTTATGTAAACCCTTACACCGCCGAGATACTAGCCGTAGTCAACCACGAAGATTTTTTTCATTTCATGGATGAGGGGCACCGTCACTTATGGATGCCAAACAAGATAGGTCGTCAAGTTGTAGGCTGGAGTACATTTATATTCTTTTCGCTATTAATAACAGGACTTATATTGTGGTGGCCAAAAAAATGGAATAAAAGATCTCGGGAACAAAGTTTCAAAATAAAATGGCGCGCTAAATTTAAACGTGTTACTTATGACCTGCATAATGTTTTAGGTTTTTACGCATTGACAATCGCATTAGTGATGTGCCTTACTGGATTAGTGATGAGTTTTCCTTGGATGCGCAAATCCGTGGTATGGCTTAGTGGAGGATATCCAAACAAACCTAACGTCGAACAAGTAGAAAAAGAAACTCCAGATGACCAACCTTTAAATGATGCATTGCTCGTTGCGGATCAAATCTGGTATAAAGTACGACATGAATACGCTCGTCATAATAAAGAAGCAGTTATCGTACACTACCCTGAGGAAGAAGAAAAAACAGTTTATGCTTGTACGGATATGGCAAACGGAACATGGAGAGATTTAAATTTTGATCGCAATACTTTAGAACTCACCGGTCGAAAACAAGGACCTATCGATGATGCGAACACCACAGAATGGCTCATGCGGTCAAATTATGCCCTACATACAGGATTTATTGGTGGAATGACCACTAAGATCATCTACTTTTTAGCTTCACTCATTTGTGCAACTTTACCCATTACTGGCTTCTATATCTGGTGGGGGAAAAAGAAAAAAACAGTAAAAAAATCCAAAAAAGTTCCATCCATAACCACTTAATCTTGCTGACATGTTTCATCACTGTAGATACTTTATTAGTTTATTTTTAGTTTTCACCTTATTTGCTGCATCTGCTCAAAATTCTACTACAATCGTTGGTCGTATCATAGATGAAAATGCAGCACCAATCCCATATGCACAAGTAAGTCTACATCATGCTCCTGATGGACGTGTCGCAAAAATTATAGTAGCAGATAGTATTGGAAATTTTACTTTTCCAAATACATCCAATGGAAATTACTATGTGCATATAAAAAACATGACCCACCAAGATCTCTTAACCCCACATTTTAGATTAAGCGAGCACATCAGCAAACACGATCTTGGAAAAATAATGCTTCAACAAAATAATGCCTATCTGGACGAAGTTGTTATCCATAAACGGAAACAATTTATTGAACAGCACCAAGATAAAACAGTATTTAATATCGAAAACTCAGCACTGGCAGACGGAAATAGTGGTCTAGAATTACTCACCAAGATTCCAGGAATCAGCTTGGATGATAAGGGCAGTTTCAGTTTAAAGGGTAAATCAGGAGCCTCTATCATGATCAATGGTAAACTGACCTATCTTTCTGCAGATCAGCTCGCCAATTTATTAAGAAGTACTTCATCAACAGATATTACCAAGATAGAAGTCATGACCAATCCAAACGCCAAACAAGATGCTGCCGGAACCTCAGGCATTATCAATATTGTCCTTAAAAAAGGGGTAAAGCAAGGATGGAATGGGACTGTCTCTGGTAATTTAGGTGCAGGTCGAGGACTACATCTGGGTGGAAGTTTGGACTTGAATTATAGAACCGATAAAGTAAACATCTTTGGAAATTACAATCAATACTTTCAAAATCTAGAGTATTACAATTCATTAACACGCTATTTTTATAAAGATTCACGAAAAGAACCAGAAACTTTTGCTCAACAGGAAAACAAGATACAGCCGAAACTTCGTTCTAATAATTTCAGAGTTGGGATGGACTTTTACTTAACGTCCAAACAGACTCTCGGCTTTCTAGTAAATGGAGGTTTTGGTAAATATCCTAAATATGAACCAACCACCAATCATTTTAGAAACTATACAACAAAAGATCTCATCTGGTCAGCTTCCACTATAACCGAGGGGAAAGAAAGATGGGAAGATATGCTTTACAACATCAATTATAATTGGAAATTTAATGAAAATGGTCACGAACTAAAAGTAGATGTAGATTTTATTGACCACTATTCCAAAATGGATCAAACACTTACTACCCAATATAGTAATGAAAATCAAAAAAATATACGCCCCCTATCGTCACGTATCGGTGATATCCCGTCTGACAGTAAAGTATACGTCGCGAAAATCGATTATACCCTTCCATTTAGTGAAAGTTTTAAATTAGAAACGGGTTGGAAAGCAAGCCATATCCGGACAGAGAATGATCTACAGTATGATACTCTTCAAAACGAAAATTATGTTCCCGATCAATCGACAAGCAATCACTTCATCTATAAAGAGACAATACAAGCAGGTTATGTCAATATCTCAAAAACGTGGAATAAATTTTCAACACAAGTAGGATTACGAGCAGAACACACGTCCACCGATGGAGATCAAATCACTTTAAATGAGCAATTCTCTAAAGATTATTTAAAGTTTTTCCCTTCAGCATTTCTATCCTATAGCATCAATAACAATCACAAGCTGCAATTAAGTTACAGCTATCGTGTTGAACGACCTTCATTTTGGAGCCTAAATCCATTCCGTGTGTATACTGATCCTTTCTCCTATTCAGAAGGAAATTCAAAACTAGATCCCGCTTACGAGCATGCATATGAAGCGAACTACACTCTAGCCAACAAATACATATTTACGTTAAATTATGCAGACAGATCAAATGTCGTAAATGAGATCATTGGATTAGATCCTACCAATAATCAGATTACCTACGAAAGACCGGAAAATATTGGCTCATTCAAAAATTTCGGAATATCATTTATGGCACCTACCCAATTTTTTACTTGGTGGACAGCAACACATTTTGTCAACTACTATAGAAATGAATACGAGATTCCACAGGAAGATGCCTTGATCAAACGTTCAGGAAATACATTATCATTAAATACACAAAATAATTTTAAACTCCCAAAAAATTGGTCAATAGAGATTGGTGGAAACTATAATTCCGGATTGACTATTGGTCTAACTGATATCAAAAGTTATGGGGTTGTTTATTCAGGAATACAAAAGAGTATTTTACAAAAAAAAGCAACCATTAAAGTTGTAGTCAACGATATATTCCATACTAATAATCGTCGCTATGAAACCATTTCAAATGCCGTTAGATTAATAGGAAGATCTAATCCCGATAGCAGAACAGCTATATTATCTTTCAATTATCGATTTGGAGGATCTGAAAATACAACAAAAAAACGATCAACAGGATCTGAAGATATAAAAAATAGATTGTAAAAAGATCTTAAAATAGCACAACAGAAATCTCTAAAGATACACAAAGAGCTATCAAGTTAAAAGTTGATAGCTCTTTGTGTATATCACCTGTTACAATTAGAGCTCATAAAATCATGATATTCCATTCTAATTATCATATGACATTCATATCAACTATAGCATAAATAGAACTATTTCAAATTTACTATCTTTGTAAAAAAATCAAATATGTCTGTTAAGATTGGTGAAAATATAGATTTAGGAGAATTTCCCTTGTTGCTGGCTCCAATGGAAGATGTGAGTGATCCACCATTCCGTTTTGTTTGTAAGCAAAACGGTGTAGATATGATGTATACCGAATTTATTTCTTCCGAAGGATTGATTCGTGATGCTGCAAAATCACGTAAAAAGCTGGACATATTCGAATATGAGAGACCAATAGGCATTCAGATCTTTGGTTCGGAAATCGAACATATGAGACAGTCTTCCGAAATTTGCACCCTAGCAAATCCAGATCTAATCGATATTAATTACGGTTGTCCTGTTAAAAACGTAGCCTGTCGTGGAGCAGGAGCGAGTTTATTACAAGATATCGATCGTATGGTAGCGATGACAAAAGCGGTGGTAGAAGGCACACACTTACCTGTCACTGTAAAAACACGTTTAGGTTGGGATGACAACACAAAGAATGTTTATGAAGTCGCTGAACGTTTACAAGACATCGGTATTAAAGCACTGTCCATTCATGGCCGTACACGAGCCCAAATGTACAAAGGGCAAGCCGATTGGTCAATGATACGCGATATTAAACGTAACCCACGCATCAAAATTCCGATTTTCGGAAATGGTGATGTAGATTCGTTAGAAAAAGCAGTAGCTTGGCGTCAAGAATACGAGGTAGACGGCATTATGATCGGTCGCGCATCTATAGGTTATCCTTGGATTTTTAGAGAAATAAAGCACTTTTTTAAAACAGGTGAACGCCTAGCTGGACCAACGATCGCCGAACGTGTGGAGGTCTGCAGAACACATTTAGTAAAGTCTATTGAATGGAAAGGTCCCAAAACAGGTATTTTTGAAATGCGACGCCATTATTCAAATTACTTCAAAGGGATACCAGATTTTAAAGAATACCGTATGAGATTAGTGAGTCTACAAACTTTCGAAGAGATTCAAGAAGTTTTAGATGAAATTCAACATAAATTTGCAGAAGAAGCGATCTTTTAAAATCGCTTCTTCTAATTTTTGGCCTTCATTATCCTAGCAATTGTTTTTCTCTCAACAAAAGCAGTTCCTATGATGTAAGCCATCAGCATGATATTGCCAATCCAAAAATTACGATCAAAGGCGGTATAATGAATATAAACAATAATTGTACCCACCAGCATATACGCTCCAATTTTTAAAACCTTATACGGTATTGGATAGTTCTTTTGTCCCCAAAAATAAGACAAAAGCACCATTACAAAGTAAGTTATGGATGTAACATAGATTGCACCTATATAGCTATATTGGGGAATAAGTATATAACAAAGAATGATAGTAATTAAAGCCCCTATACCTGAAATATAAAGCCCATATCTTGTTTGGTCAGAAAGTTTATACCAGACCGACAAATTCATATAAATACCGAGCATAACATAGTTGAATAAAATAACAGGAATAATAAATAGCCCTGACCAATATTCAGCACTTTTGGCAGGAGATCCACCTTCAATAAAATACTTCAGCCATTCTATATTCACAGATAAACCAATCATGACCATCATCATGGCTATCACAAAATATTCCATGATCATTGCATATACCTTTCTAGAATTTTCATTTTTTGCATAGGAAAAGAAAAAAGGTTCGGCACCTAAACGGAAAGCTTGGACAAAAATGCTCAAAAAGACCGCAATTTTTGCGATAGCACCATAAATACCGACATCCCGATCAGCAATATTTTTCGGAAGCAACTCTGGCATCAGCATCTTGTCAAGATTTTCATTGATGATAAATGAAACATTAGCAATCAATATGGGGAAACTATAACGAAACATATCCCCTAGTAAAACCTTATCAATTTTAAAATTAAAAGTATTAATCTCCGGTAGCAACATCACTAAAGTCAGTCCACTAGCGATAAAATTGGATAAGAACACATAGCCGAGCCAAGAATCCACAAACCAAGATGAAAAATAAGGTGCAGTATCAGGAAAATGTTTAAGTAAATAAGGGATAAAAACGATGAATGTTAAGTTTAACAGAACAAAAGTAATGATATTGACTAGTTTCAATACTCCGTACCGCAGCGGTCTACCATTGGCACGCACCTTAGCAAAAGGAACCACAGCTAGGGCATCTACCACAAGCGTTAGACCAACAAAGTAGACGTAGCTCTTATACTCTCCTACAGAGTCTATATTGTCCTTGGCAAACCAGGCAGCAATATCATTAGAAAATATCAGAATCGTAGATAGAAAAATCAACGAAGTAAAAATCGTCACAATAAAGCTGTTATTAAAAACTTTAGCCTTATCTTTTTCCTCTACTTTTTGTAAATATCTAAAGTACGTCGTCTCCATGCCGAAAGCAAGGAAAGCATTTATCATCGCAGCCCAAGAATACATGTTCGTAAATATTCCATAAGTGGAAGCTTCAAATTTACGAACGAAAATTGGGGTTAAAACAAAATTCAGGAGTCTGGAAACTATGGTACTAAGTCCATAGATCAGGGTTTGTCCAGCAAATTTTTTAAAAACAGACAAGATAATAAGGATTTATTTGGTTGATTTTTTTAACACTTCAAAATTATTAAAGTTCTTCCAACTCCCCTCTTCACAAGTCATTTCTTGTACCTCAGCCCGTTCGGGACCTTCTGCGCAAAAATCTTTCAAGCAATCTAAGGCAAAATCATCCCCTTCAGCTTCAATATATACAGAGCCATCAGCTAAGTTTCTTACAAAACCCTTTATGCCCAATTGATCCGCAACAGCTTTAGTTGACAATCTAAAATAAACCCCCTGTACCTTTCCTTTAATAGAAATATTTACATGTTTCATATTAACAAAAGTACAGAAGATTTTGAGTAATTTACTATACTAATCGCTGTACAGTAACTTTATCTGTAAGTCTAAAGTGTTCCATATTCTTCAACAGAACAAGTCCTGGTTTTTTACCAACCTCAATAGATCCAAATTCGCGATCGATATTTAAAGCCTGCGCTCCATTAATAGTTGCCCACTGAATAGATTGTTGAAAATCCAGATTATCAAAATGTTTGTGCAACACCTTCAATTCATCTAGAATCGATAAAGTATCATTGGAAGCTAAACTATCTGTACCAATTACTATTTTTTGGTTATCATTTACAAAGTTTAGAACTTTTGGCAATTGATCTTCAATATAAAGATTAGCTTTTGGACATAAACACCATACGATATCACGACCCATCCGATCAACAAAATCTAGATCTTTTAAAGAGGTAAAAGTATTGTGCACAAGAATCAATTTATTCGGATGAGGCAAATACGGTAGATAAGATTGAATCGAATTTCTCGCTTGAGCCTTAAACAAGTCAGGATTTTTGCCAATAGTCTTAAAAAAATCGATAAAACCACCCGTTTTATACCGGAATAACTTATTCTCATCATCACTCTCTTGATTGTGAATACTTATAATATTTACATCAGAAACTGCCTTCTTAAATTTTTTAAGAAGAATTTTTGAACATGAATAAGGTGCGTGCGGCGTCAAAGAAGAGTGAGCAGGATCAAATTCATGAATCAGATCTTTCGCTTCTTGCAATTTGCCATCTGCTTCTTCAGGCTCTACACCAAAAATTTCGACAAACGTGTGGTAAAGAATTTTACTCGATTCTTTGATTTTAGAAGTGTTATCCGAATTAACGTGATCCCCAACCGCTACAATTCCATTATTATACATCTCTGCGTCAGCCTCGGCCATAGCCTTATCAATAACTTTCAAAGATGCGCTTCTGCTTGTCATTACTGCAGAGAGAAAAGCTGGTAATCCAGTTTTTTGCGGAATCGTACCCTTCATGTGAGACAATTCTAAATGACAATGCGCATTAATAAATCCAGGAACAATTACTCCTTCAAATTTTTCAATGTGCTGGTCCTTCAATTCAGCTGCTTTACTTTCATAAATTGCTAAAATTTCACCTTCATCATTTACTTTTACCACACCATCTTTGATCGGCAAAGATGTAATTGGTAAAATATAGTTAGCGCTAAAATATTTCATTATCATAAAAACTTAAAAAATCACTTCTGCACTACAGGTTAATGCAAAGTAACTGTGGATACTAACGTTAAAATTCGTGCCAAAATATACTAAATATAATTCTGCGATTCAAAATCAAACCATCATAATATAGCATAAAAATTTACACATGATAAAATTTATAAAAACCTTTTAGCTACATTATGCTATAAAAATTTTAAATAAATTTCAAGTTTAATTAAAATCAATTTATTGCTAAATAATAACCGCAAAGAGCTAAATTATTAAATTTTAGCATATTAGTTCAAGGTAATAAATAAGTTTAATTTCAGCCAATTTATTATCAAAAAATTACATTTTTGGATGACTTTTAAAAAATTTGTAGCTATTTACTGACGTGATGTCAGCGTTTATCGATCAAAATCCAAAATTTACTTATTCAATGGGATTTTGAACGCACAATATGCTAATCCATTTTTTACCATTACCCACCTCATCTGAATAACTATCGAGTACAGAGATCGAACTCCTATTCATTAAGCAAACTTGCCTAATAAATTAATTACAATTTTACTAAAAGATGAAACTGTCTCCTGAAGTATCAACTTAATATAAAGCAATTACATATAATATTTTTAGTCCTAGAAATATTTAATAACTTCGCAACATCAATAGGGGTGCCTTGTTCCAAGAACACGAATAAAGGCTGAGAATATACCCAACAATACCATGTGTATTGTGCACCTGATCCAGATAATGCTGGCGGAGGGAAAAGGTTAGTTAAATATCAATAAAAACTGTTGTAACCCCTTGCAAGAGTTTGTTTAACTCAAAATTCAATTAAAAAATCATGGTTAAAAATTTAATCAGCACAGTAGTATTAGTAGGAATTACACTTTCTGTATCTGCGCAACACCAATTGTCAATCAAAGTAATCGACACTTCAACAAAAAAATCATTGCAGGGTGCTAGCATTATTTTATCAGATCGTGTCAGTAAACATTCGAAATCTGACCAAAACGGCATCGCTAAATTTTCTGATCTATCAACAGGAAAATATGAATTAATGGTTTCCTATTTAGGTTACGGCACAGAAAAAAAGCAAATTAACCTACTAGACAATCAGTCTTTTGAAATTTATCTCGAACCATCCAGAATAAAAACAGAAGAAGTTATTGTCCAAGCCACCCGCGCAAAAAACAATTCCTCCACAACTTATAAAAATCTAAGCAAAGAAGATATCGCAAAAAATAATTTTGGACAAGATATCCCTTATTTGCTCGATCAAACACCTTCTGTCGTAATCGGATCCGATGCAGGTGCCGGCATCGGATATACAAGTATGAAAATAAGAGGCTCTGATAATGCCCGTATCAATGTCACCTTAAATGGAATACCCTTAAATGATGCTGAAAGTATGGGGTCATTCTTCGTCAACCTTCCAGATTTTGCTTCTTCGACAGAGAGTATTCAGATTCAACGAGGTATCGGCACATCCACAAATGGCGCTGGGTCATTTGGAGCATCATTAAATATCCAATCCAATACATTGGAAAAAGATGCCTATGTGGAATTAAATAACTCTTATGGTTCATATAATTCTTGGAAAAACACGTTAAAAATTGGTTCAGGCCTATTAAACAATAAATTTGCATTTAACGTACGCCTTTCTCGTATTCTAAGCGATGGTTATATTGATCGTGCATCTGCTGATCTCAAATCATTTTATGTAGATGGAGGTTATTACAGTGACAAACAAATTTTAAAAGCGATTGTATTCTCAGGAAAGGAAAAAACTTATCAATCTTGGTACGGCACACCAGAACCAAGATTGAATAATGATATAGCCGGAATGCAAGACTACGCCATCAATGATGGTTATACAGAAGCCGAAACACAGAACCTATTAAATTCAGGCCGTACCTATAACAAATACTTATATAAAAATCAAACTGACAATTATACCCAGACACATCATCAGTTACACTACAGCAATTTTATCAATGATAAACTAACCTTCAATGCAGCCCTACATTACACGAGAGGAGCAGGTTATTATGAAGAGTACAGACCTGAAGATGCTTTTTCAAAATACAATCTGCCGCCAGTCATCATCGGAACAGATACCATCACCAAAACAGACTTAGTCAGAAGGCGATGGTTAGATAACCATTTTTATGGAGCTACCTATTCCTTCAATTACAATCCCTCCCAATCTATTAAATTAACATGGGGTGGAGCTGTAAATCAATATAAAGGAGATCATTACGGAGAAGTAATCTGGGCAAAATATGCATCTACTAGCAACTTGGGCGACAAATATTATTTAAATGATGCAACAAAAAATGATATTAGTACATTTCTAAAAGCAGATTTTGCGTTAGATAATTGGTTATTATTCGCAGATGTGCAGTATCGCAATATCTTTTACAAAGTTAGAGGTGATGATGATAAAATCAAAGGAATGAATTTTGAACGAACATTCAACTTTTTAAATCCCAAAGTTGGCTTCACTTACCTGATCAATGAACAGGCAAATTTGTATGCATCTTATGCTTATGCGAGCAAAGAACCCGTACGTAATGATTTTGTGGATGTAAAAGGGAACAATCCCAAGCCAGAAAAAATGCAAGATATCGAGCTCGGCTATCGCTTCCGAAATGATGCTTTTAACATCGGAACCAATTTTTATGGTATGTTCTATAAAGATCAGCTCATCCCAACAGGAGCACTTAATGATGTCGGTTCCGCTCTAAGGATGAACATTCCTGATAGTTACCGCATAGGGTTAGAATTTGACGCTGCTTGGAAAATATCGAATCAATTTGAGTGGAAAGCAACTGCTGGTCTAAGCCAGAATAAAATTAAAAATTATACAGATGAAACGAGCGGCGAATTTATCAAAAAGACAAATATTGCTCTTTCTCCTGCAACAATACTATCAAGTGAATTTTCTTATGCTCCACTCCCTTCTTTTCAGATCGCGTTACTGTCTAAGTATATTTCAAGACAATACCTAGACAACAGCTCTGCAAAAGAAAGAAGTATAGATGCCTCTTTTGTCAACAATGTCAGAGCTAGCTATAGCTTCTCCGTACTGGGCGTCAAAAATATAGATCTCGGTTTAACCATTAACAATATTTTAAATGAAAAATATCAAACCAATGGATATACATGGGGTTATATGGACGGAAATTCACGAAAATACTTTAATTTCTACTATCCACAGGCAACAACTAATTATATGCTGAGCCTAAATGTCAAATTCTAATTAGAAAAAATACACGCTCATTAGTAGCGTGTATTTTTTTCCTCAACAAGTATCGACTTCTACGATCAGCAGTATATAAACTGCCATTGACATAAGTGAAATCATTAGTTGACATTTTTTTCTTATAATTGCCCTATGCGCGCAGTCATACAAAGAGTTTCCAGAGCACACTGTTCAGTCGACAATAAGATTACAGGTCAAATTGAAAATGGATTACTAATTCTAATCGGAATTGAAGAAGAAGATACCATA is a window encoding:
- a CDS encoding TonB-dependent receptor, which translates into the protein MVKNLISTVVLVGITLSVSAQHQLSIKVIDTSTKKSLQGASIILSDRVSKHSKSDQNGIAKFSDLSTGKYELMVSYLGYGTEKKQINLLDNQSFEIYLEPSRIKTEEVIVQATRAKNNSSTTYKNLSKEDIAKNNFGQDIPYLLDQTPSVVIGSDAGAGIGYTSMKIRGSDNARINVTLNGIPLNDAESMGSFFVNLPDFASSTESIQIQRGIGTSTNGAGSFGASLNIQSNTLEKDAYVELNNSYGSYNSWKNTLKIGSGLLNNKFAFNVRLSRILSDGYIDRASADLKSFYVDGGYYSDKQILKAIVFSGKEKTYQSWYGTPEPRLNNDIAGMQDYAINDGYTEAETQNLLNSGRTYNKYLYKNQTDNYTQTHHQLHYSNFINDKLTFNAALHYTRGAGYYEEYRPEDAFSKYNLPPVIIGTDTITKTDLVRRRWLDNHFYGATYSFNYNPSQSIKLTWGGAVNQYKGDHYGEVIWAKYASTSNLGDKYYLNDATKNDISTFLKADFALDNWLLFADVQYRNIFYKVRGDDDKIKGMNFERTFNFLNPKVGFTYLINEQANLYASYAYASKEPVRNDFVDVKGNNPKPEKMQDIELGYRFRNDAFNIGTNFYGMFYKDQLIPTGALNDVGSALRMNIPDSYRIGLEFDAAWKISNQFEWKATAGLSQNKIKNYTDETSGEFIKKTNIALSPATILSSEFSYAPLPSFQIALLSKYISRQYLDNSSAKERSIDASFVNNVRASYSFSVLGVKNIDLGLTINNILNEKYQTNGYTWGYMDGNSRKYFNFYYPQATTNYMLSLNVKF